The genomic DNA ATCACAagtgacgagacgtgggtttatgaatataatgccgaaaatgtccaacaatctagtgaCTGGCGCTCGAAAAAATTTGCTGAATGCACAGAAGCCCAACCGAGCCGAAGTTTCAAGATCAAGAGTATGAGTTGCCGGGTATAAAACAGCCAGTATTATCTTTATGAGAATGACCGTTGTATGGGGTATGAGTTGTTAATATCGCGCCTATTTTCTTACGAATTATGAAATGCTAAAAAGTTTTTGGTTGATATACCTTTAGCGATTGGTGAGTATATTTAACCTATTAGAACGTGAGGTCACGCacactttttaaagtttttcaaaaagcaGAAACTCTTAGTTTGAAAGGCTCAGATACAagatacatacatgtaaatCTTGGTACTCGGTTATGATAATAAAACGATAAAATTCAAAGTTAGAATAGGTTAAGAAGATAATTGTAAAGCATGCTTGTTGGCTcagtaattttcatttttctaaaCGGAATTATTTTTACTACAAAAGTTAGTATGGGGAAATTTTACCACACCTGATCCTCACTTTTTTTATCAAGGTACAAATATACAAGCCCGAAACTTTTCTGAAATTTGGACATCTTTTTCCATTTGATCTATTCGGTCAACACTGTTGTACTCTACATATATGCTAATATTTAAAATGATCCGTTAATATATTTTCGACATTTACTTATACTTGCGTTTGCTCTTCTCTTGCAGAGACACCAAATAAAATGGTTTATCATCAATCTTCACCACTGGTTATTAAGACAGAGAAGCTTAATCAAGCCCAATTCTGCACCCCGCTACAGACAACAACAGAATTAACTTccaatacaacaacaagaatcTTAGAAGCACATCAATTGCAACAAGGCGCTCCGTTTttatacagcaacaacagcaatattacaataatgcagcaacaacagcaattagcATCAACATCATTACctcatacaagtattataccCATCAATGTGACACATATAACTGCAGAGAATAAAATTTCACCTGGCAATATCAAAGCAGAGCCGAATATCGACATATATGGAACTGCGATATCTGGCAGAACAATAAATGCCACAGCTACGACGTTGTCACGAAATGGCGGAGGCACCGTAAACCGCAAACAAACTGTAAATAAGCCTAAATTTAAATGCGAGCAATGTGGAATGACCTTCGGTAGTAAGTCAGCCCATACCTCACACACCAAATCGCATGCGAAGAGCACAGACTTAGTTGGTGCTTCCACAGCAGAGTCTACCAGACGGGTCGAAATCAACGAAGCTATTACACCAGCGGGTATACCAAAAATGCCAAATATGACAGGTGATCCATATCAGTGTAATGTTTGTCAAAAAACATTTGCGGTGCCTGCTAGGCTGGTAAGTTCAGTTCAATTAaaagtttgattttttatttcagctaacatacgagtatatatgtacttatttctACAACACTTTAGATCCGTCATTATCGGACGCACACCGGCGAACGTCCCTTCGAATGTGAGTTCTGTCATAAACTGTTCAGTGTGAAGGAGAATCTACAAGTCCATCGTCGCATACACACCAAAGAGCGACCGTATAAGTGTGATGTCTGCGACCGAGCTTTCGAACATTCGGGTAAATTGCATCGCCACATGCGCATACACACCGGCGAGCGGCCGCATAAATGCTCTGTCTGCGAGAAAACATTTATACAGTCTGGGCAACTGGTCATACATATGCGTACGCATACGGGCGAGAAACCATATAAATGTCCCGTTGCAGGTTGCGGTAAGGGCTTTACTTGCTCCAAACAACTGAAAGTGCATTCACGTACTCACACGGGTGAAAAACCTTATCATTGCGATATATGTTACCGCGATTTTGGTTACAATCATGTGCTCAAACTACATCGCGTACAGCACTATGGATCCAAATGCTATAAATGTACAATTTGCGACAGGACTTTTGGGAGCAAAAAAGAGATGGAAGCGCATATTAAAGGTCATGCCAAAGAGTTACCAGATAATGAGGATGGAGTTATAGCTGGTGCAGTGGTTGCCGACAACACCAGCAACTCAGCATCCAGCAGTTCGAGTGGCGAAGCGTCATCTGCACCAGCTTCACCTTCACCAACGCCTGCTTCACCTTCATCAGCTACTCCTTCCGATGTGGCGCCTTCTAAACCGCGCAAAACAAAGCGTAGTCGCGTTCAATCCATAAAAAAACTCACTTCTAACAAACCATCGCCAAATTCGCCACGATCCACAATATCACCAAGCTCATCGCTTGCATCTACATCTCGTCTTTCTGATGGTGTGCCTGAATCTATGCCCACATCGCCACAAACACAACAAGTACTGGAAATCGACCATCAGAGCCGCGACAGTGGAGTAGCTAGTGCCAGCAATAATCGTCAATTATCCATCTCCTTAGCCGCTATGAATTCGACTGACAACAATGCACAACACacatttacttatttaattgaAGATCTACCAACAGATCTAAGCAAACAACATCCACAAACAGAGTTACATCAATTAGCAACTACGAAAGTTTATCCAAATCAAACACAAAATTCATTAAACTATCATCAGCAAACAGTTCCACCAACTTACAGTTATCACCAGCTACAGCAACAACGCATTGATTTCGATCAGTCTGAACTCGAACCACCGACTATCAATCCAGCATTACTTGAAGCTGCATCTATTGTGAGGCGACGTGACATGTTAGATTCTCCACGTGACGAGGAAGTTACGTTTGCGGGAATACAGTTTAAGCAGACACGACACCATGAATACCAAAACCAATTCCAACTACAACATAGAAGCCATGATTATCAATATCAGGAGCAAATGAATGAACCCGTTTACGATATTGAGCGCTCTAGTTTAATGGCGTCTCCCATGCCAACGTCATCGTTTGCATCACAGGACCTTTCCATTAGTCATGATTTGTCGCAATACGATGATACACGTGAGGCGAACGAGTTGATTGAGCATTACAAACGAGGCGAGCTTGCCCGACATGGTCTGCACAAGGGGTACGCCCCAGTGCCTAAGTATGAGTAAGTACTAACCAGCAACAGTTAGAAATATCAGCATATTAAAAATCATCATCATAAGCTTTTCTTGCCCTTCTCTACATGAGAAATTGTTTTGGATTCAGTCAAGTTTTGGATTGCCGAGTTCATCCGCTCATAGTTttctataaaacaatttttttctcctgaacaatttgttttatAAGTCCCATCTCATATGGtggattatttatttatgcatggtTACTTTTTGATATGTTTTTTAACTCACGATAGGAGTTACCTATATGGTAGCGTCAAGCTGTCGGTATTAAATTATACTTGTTTCATGAGCAATACATTGTTCGATTACTTACACTTATGTCTAAAGACCAaactcaaagtaaatttttcgttttcttttgaTAGGCCTTCGCTACTCAACAATGAGATTGTGCGTCAAGTGGAAGCTGCAATAGCGCCATTACGTTCCTCCACCGAATCGCCAGAACGTTCATCATCACCCGAGAGCGACTCCATGATGATGGCCGATCGTGATATAATGACACTACCGTTGCGCAAACGTAAACTTTACATGCACGAAGGATCACCAATCGGAGCGACGGCTCTAAATGTGCCCACACGTGAAATGGAGAAGACACTTGGCCACATCGGTCTGACCTCGAGCAGTGTTGAAGCAAGTCATGTTACCATCGACGCGGTTGGCAATGCTAACCATGAAACCGATGCAAAGGTGATGCGAATGAGTTCAGTTATACAATTCGCCAAAGCCTCATAACTTCAAATAATCGCAAGTGACTTCAAATGATCACGCAAAAAagaactgtttcatttgagatAACAATTAAAGACTGTtaagcaaattttgtatttacataatGTAGCAGAAATAATAAGTGGAATAAGCTGCGCTATATCATAAGTGATCCGTGCGCATCGGACCTTCATAAACACACACTGGTATATGCATTCATACAGCCACgtctatatacctatatgtatgtaagtgttaatattatatttagttcgGAATATTTGTTAGCATTGATTTTGCCAAAAGTATTATTTTAGGTACTGAAATATTAGTTACAACATTGAACTGTGTGTGTGAATATGCCAacacatatttgcatacaaactACAATGTATTTCGAAGTAATTTTTAACTAGAGATAAGGCCTACAAATTCTTTATAAGAACGAGATCACGATTGAACGGTAGcaacattataattattatcatagtcaataaatatttagtttaatttatgttaaaatttaagaatatttaaattatagtttatacaactacatataattttaaaattattttatggcaATCATAATGTTATTATTTTCCTTTAGCTAGCTTTCATTTAAATAACACAGCTTCGTTTTTGGCGATGATTTAATGGCATAGGCCGTTCAGTTACATACATTTCTACGAAATTACTTAGTTCTTTATTCCTTGACTTGTGTTTCTAGTTCTGTTTTCAACTCACTTCACTACTCTACTCGCCTTGCTTGAGCTCTGCAAGAGAGAATCTCTTTATTTCTCCAGCTATTTTTTGTTATGCCAGTTTTTTGTTCGTTCCGTCACAATACATGTTTTGTCGCATCGAAGATGGCTATAATGAAATAATGCATCGgcttttttaaaagtaaatgaGCTCAAAAGAAactttatttacatgcatataagGTATTATATTTGTTGTTCCGACTTATCCTAAATAAGTATACATCCcaatgaaataaactataaTACCAGAAAGAAATAACTTCAGTCGTCATGAagaatgaatattaaattatataattttaaatatgcattaaattcTCATCAATGCAATATCTTTTGCAAGGAACAATTATtcatagtttacattttattattttaacaagGTACGTTTTTAAGTCGATAAGTggtatattatacaaaaatattaggtaaaaattttctattcattaatttaaataaataattgtcaaatccacaaattaataaaaaatattggttgGGAAAtggaaaatacatatgtatgtaatgcagCATATTTGAAAGTAAATTGGCTTAAGTCAAAATAATTATGTACTTGTAATACATGaagtaataagaaaaatatacaaaaacctAATTCGCTCGAAATAAAGGAAGACTATTGGCagatttatgcatatatttacaaacactCCTACTACTTTTTTAACGCAAgaaagttatataaattttttaaatacaaacaaagATATTTCGTAAAGAAGTATTCgtagaaatgctaaaaattacaaatgtatATCTAGCAATAAAAAGGTATCTAAAACACCGGAAACTTTTTACAAGAACTTTTTATATGTGTTTACATTTCAAGCCTTTCAAGCCACATAATCAtctacatacattcatacatatgtacatacatattgtaacaataatctataaatatattgaaataaaaaacttgaaaCATATGTATTGATTATGATTTTCTTATTTACGGCTTTTTCACAATATCGATTGTTACATTGAAAAGTATTTCTAATGAAAATGTGTttcttttaactaaaatttgaaatatcatTTTGTATTCTCCCATTCTTCTTCATCTTTTTTATTTAGATGGAGATCAGATTTTAAGCCAACTGGAAACTTCTAAACTTGTTTCATATTTCATCAAGTTATTTATTGCCTTCGCATTCTTATTTTGGGTATATAAAACTGACATATAAAAGTGTTCTGTAGGCTTCGAATGCATATATCCTCAGGATGTTGAGACTAGCTGAATTCTGGGAGACTGCCTGACTGTCTGTCCTGTCTGTACTGTCTATAAAGATTATATTGACAACTATTAATAATaagataactcactaaatacaTACGTCAGAAGCATTAAAGTTCATATCCTCCTATATTCtcgaaaaatttcaaccacattTAGTGCATAACATCATGTTTAGTGCATAATCTCATGTATGCCTAAAATGAATCAAATTGGGTCTGTACTTCCACTTgccctccatatacctaatataaaagttTCGATTAACTTTATACCATATGCATCATTTAATCTGTGTGGTATATTAATAAAAGTCagagagaatatttttatatccgaTATTGGTTAATATGTGtgctattttaataatattatgtaaacaaattttctgaaaaataatATGGTTTTACGCTGAATATGAACGAAATCGGTCTAGACTTTGGCCTAAACCTCATATGCTAAATATAATGATCTCCGATTCTTTGGTTGACTTTGTCCTCATATACCCATAAAAAATAGAATAAGCCCATTTGGTTGAGTTTCTATCGCTTACTCGtctgtatatctcatttgtgttaatttGAATGTAAATATCCCACACacgaagcaaaatatagtaatgaaaGTACATGAGTCAATGACCTGTATTATACTTGTAAGTTAAAAAGTTACCAAATACCAATATCACCTTGACCCGgactaaccaaaaaaaaattttacggattttaataaaaatttttattatcgccttcattACTAGTACCGATACGTTTGGTGAATGTAGggttttcagtttttttgtcaagcatctcttttgcgatctctactctgccaacacgacgattttcaggcactgcttctttaactttttcgatgttcgaccagaggtggatggacgactcgcaggATTCAAGTTTTTTATGGCTTCACAACGTTCACTAAATGCTTTGGGTCACTTAAATACTTGTGTTTGTGATTAAGTAGACTCCTTAAAATACTTCTAAAACATTATCGACGATTCCGTAGTCGTAATTACACTgacaaattttcaacaattgttcaatttttctttaagaagctaaaaatcgccagacaaactgttcgcgtcgtaaacaaagaGCTGCCAAAACACATTATTGGACATAGATCAAACTTTACACGAACACAAAAAAGGCTGTATCAATCTAGGGAAAACATATTTATCGATTCCGTTTGCGCGCGCATTTTAAATGGAGTaatccgagtcaaatttgatcagatgaccTGACTGTAATCCATTTACGGTTTCGTCATATAATGAGTGTTGAGTTcttacgcaacatttttataatctcGAAACATTGTATagtgtaatagtttta from Bactrocera oleae isolate idBacOlea1 chromosome 3, idBacOlea1, whole genome shotgun sequence includes the following:
- the Kr-h1 gene encoding Krueppel homolog 1 isoform X1, producing the protein MAQSNSNNDKSANNGNNWRSKQNWIKDVLSKSGTELMEITTTTTPPKKTPNDSQKTMSRRVRNKRNTGDFSANVAKKETPNKMVYHQSSPLVIKTEKLNQAQFCTPLQTTTELTSNTTTRILEAHQLQQGAPFLYSNNSNITIMQQQQQLASTSLPHTSIIPINVTHITAENKISPGNIKAEPNIDIYGTAISGRTINATATTLSRNGGGTVNRKQTVNKPKFKCEQCGMTFGSKSAHTSHTKSHAKSTDLVGASTAESTRRVEINEAITPAGIPKMPNMTGDPYQCNVCQKTFAVPARLIRHYRTHTGERPFECEFCHKLFSVKENLQVHRRIHTKERPYKCDVCDRAFEHSGKLHRHMRIHTGERPHKCSVCEKTFIQSGQLVIHMRTHTGEKPYKCPVAGCGKGFTCSKQLKVHSRTHTGEKPYHCDICYRDFGYNHVLKLHRVQHYGSKCYKCTICDRTFGSKKEMEAHIKGHAKELPDNEDGVIAGAVVADNTSNSASSSSSGEASSAPASPSPTPASPSSATPSDVAPSKPRKTKRSRVQSIKKLTSNKPSPNSPRSTISPSSSLASTSRLSDGVPESMPTSPQTQQVLEIDHQSRDSGVASASNNRQLSISLAAMNSTDNNAQHTFTYLIEDLPTDLSKQHPQTELHQLATTKVYPNQTQNSLNYHQQTVPPTYSYHQLQQQRIDFDQSELEPPTINPALLEAASIVRRRDMLDSPRDEEVTFAGIQFKQTRHHEYQNQFQLQHRSHDYQYQEQMNEPVYDIERSSLMASPMPTSSFASQDLSISHDLSQYDDTREANELIEHYKRGELARHGLHKGYAPVPKYEPSLLNNEIVRQVEAAIAPLRSSTESPERSSSPESDSMMMADRDIMTLPLRKRKLYMHEGSPIGATALNVPTREMEKTLGHIGLTSSSVEASHVTIDAVGNANHETDAKVMRMSSVIQFAKAS
- the Kr-h1 gene encoding Krueppel homolog 1 isoform X2, which gives rise to MVYHQSSPLVIKTEKLNQAQFCTPLQTTTELTSNTTTRILEAHQLQQGAPFLYSNNSNITIMQQQQQLASTSLPHTSIIPINVTHITAENKISPGNIKAEPNIDIYGTAISGRTINATATTLSRNGGGTVNRKQTVNKPKFKCEQCGMTFGSKSAHTSHTKSHAKSTDLVGASTAESTRRVEINEAITPAGIPKMPNMTGDPYQCNVCQKTFAVPARLIRHYRTHTGERPFECEFCHKLFSVKENLQVHRRIHTKERPYKCDVCDRAFEHSGKLHRHMRIHTGERPHKCSVCEKTFIQSGQLVIHMRTHTGEKPYKCPVAGCGKGFTCSKQLKVHSRTHTGEKPYHCDICYRDFGYNHVLKLHRVQHYGSKCYKCTICDRTFGSKKEMEAHIKGHAKELPDNEDGVIAGAVVADNTSNSASSSSSGEASSAPASPSPTPASPSSATPSDVAPSKPRKTKRSRVQSIKKLTSNKPSPNSPRSTISPSSSLASTSRLSDGVPESMPTSPQTQQVLEIDHQSRDSGVASASNNRQLSISLAAMNSTDNNAQHTFTYLIEDLPTDLSKQHPQTELHQLATTKVYPNQTQNSLNYHQQTVPPTYSYHQLQQQRIDFDQSELEPPTINPALLEAASIVRRRDMLDSPRDEEVTFAGIQFKQTRHHEYQNQFQLQHRSHDYQYQEQMNEPVYDIERSSLMASPMPTSSFASQDLSISHDLSQYDDTREANELIEHYKRGELARHGLHKGYAPVPKYEPSLLNNEIVRQVEAAIAPLRSSTESPERSSSPESDSMMMADRDIMTLPLRKRKLYMHEGSPIGATALNVPTREMEKTLGHIGLTSSSVEASHVTIDAVGNANHETDAKVMRMSSVIQFAKAS